AAGGGCTTTCATTCGCTGCACAATGTAGTAGAAGATGGTTTTAGGGTTTGGCTTATATTTCCGAGAAAGATATGTTACCTAGTTCTACCTCCATCCCAGATCGTATCAAGCCTGTGAAAGTTCGGTCTTTGTTCCATATGACGACATTGACCAAGGAAAGGCCACTAGCTACTACTCTGATCGCTTTTCCACAATCTTCACCGTAACACCTGTAACTTCGAGTTGCTGTGCACTTGACAACGACTTTTCAGAGTCACCCTACCACTCAGAACACTCATCATTCCTGGAGACCACGAGCTCGACCTGCTTTAGTTCTGGGAGGATCTTAAGCACTACCGGCACTAGCCAATCTACGTTGTAGAATGAGGGAACGTTGATATCTGGGAAATAGGTGTGATCGACAACTAACTCTTGGATGCTAGGAGATAGAAACCCGTACGGAAGTTCGGAATTGTGGTTCATCGCAAAGAGAAAGATCCTTTCTGCAACCTGCATCCTACGGAGCTGTGTAAAGTTACCGAGCCTCAACGGATACTCGCGAGACCCTGCGGCTCCATACTCGCTACCGTATGTGAACACGAGATCTTGGACTGATGGCGCATGCTCTAGTAGGTGGGGTGCGGCCTGTGCCCACCAGCCGAACTGGAAAGGTACTTGTGGTAGTTCCCATGGATTATGTATGAAAGGGAGGCGATTTTTGGACTCTGCCTCATTATGGGAGTTCAATGTCATGGACCGGAGATTTGGGAGACAAGTGAGGAAGGTGCATTTCTCGTTGAGCTCGCTATCGGTGACTCTCCTCTGAGATTCCAAGATGACAGTGAGGATATTGGGGGCTGTATTATCTTTACAGGGAAGCTGGATAGTTGCCTCAGCACCCAAACACAAGGTGTCAAGTGTTGGTAATGTGATGATGGCCCAGTCTAAATGTCCGTGCGAGGGGTGGAGGGAACTGAGCTGAGAGAGACCGGGTATAGCCGCAAATTGATCCCGAAGTGGCAGCATGTGAAAGATTGGTAGGCTGGTACGGAAACCCGGGTCTTCCGAGTATTCCCTGTAGCAGATTTTCGCATCCTTCGCCGTCAAGGTCATAGATTGGAGCCTCGAGAGTCGGGCCAGAACCTCAGCAGccaatctcttctcttcGACCAAGACAATGCATGGGCCAGTGATGAATGGGGCCGATAGGTGTGAGAAGCCAGGATACTCGAGTTCGTACTCGACCATTCTGGTTTGAGGCCACCACAAGAGGAACTAGATCTTGGCAGCAAGGTGAGGCTTTCTGTTCAGGGTCCAGGCGAGCATTGCAATGCCAGATTTCTGTTCTAGCATAGAATGTCGGGGGTGCTCTGGGCGGAGATCGACGGAGCGGTATAGGACATCTTGGGCTGCAACTGCGAATTGCTTTGATACGCAGGAAAACGCGCACAGTATCTCCACATGCAACTTCTCGGAGATTTTAATGAGGATTTCAACAGGAAAGTCGCTGATGGGATGTCGAACTTGAGTGTATACAGCGCCACTGACAACTATGTGGTCACTGAAATTATTGACTTGCATCTGGAACGTGAGTACTTGGAGTGTTTCTTACCATGCGGCTCTTCCATTTTTTTGCCTGCCACTACAGTAGTCGTGGGAGCATCTGGTTGTGCCATGATGTAGGGGTTGAGGCAAAGCTGGGTATGAGCAAGGTGTTTATACTGTAGGTCGAGGCAGGCGCACGGACAGCAAGTTAGAGGCAACAGTATGTGCGCCCTTCCTCTGTTTACTCAGCCCTTACACCAATAGCGATGACGACACAATTAGCCTCTTCACTATTATGACCTCCGCAATCGTACCTCTCTAAGGCTCCAGACGACAGGGTCTTCGCCACCGTGCATACTAAACAGGAAATAGTACCTGTCTGTGAAGAGTGTGCGGACGTATTTGGGGCAATCAAACTACAATTGCGTCATCAGATCGTCCAGACATTCAAACTATCACAGAGGACCCGAGTCTTGTATATGTTGCATTTGTGTTGTTTGGTTCTTGTAATGCCAAAGGCCTGTTATATAAACAAACTTTTCCGTAGCAGTACTTGAGACTGAGGTTGCGTCTCGTGGTGCGAAGTCGGCCCCGCATGTCTTCATGGGTATCGTGGTGGGTCTCGATGCTCCTTCAGCGCCCGTTTCACGCTGTTGACCTGACGTTCTCTTCACGCCGCCGTGCCCAACCCAAGGCAGCACTTTCCTTTGCGCAAGTTGCTGATGATGCGCGCTCATTCTTCCTCCTGCATGAAGGGGTTTGGGATCTCTTCGCTTCCGTCGACGGGCGAAATGACGACGAGGAGGGTGCCGCGTGCGACAATCAGGCCAAGTTTTCGATACCGAATGTTGCCTTCGTCGTCTGGGAGATGTTAGCTAGAAGCACGTGATTTTGAAAAAGTACATACCTGTCAATGCTTCCTTGACCTCATCCAAGACCAAGTTCATGAGCTGATCGTAGCCCTTGAGAGTACCAATAACTGAAAAGGTTAGCTTCTTGCGCTCATTCCCAATTGGCCGCAAAAACGATGCTCTTCACCATACCTTCTCTCCCGCCACTGAACTTGACGGTGATTTGCTTGTCCATGTACTTGCTCAAGTCGAGGATGTTTTCCTTCTTGGGTCGTTCGCTCTGTCCGCCTGCCCCTCCACCCTGGGCACCGCCGCGACCACCGCCCCTTCCTCCACGATCGCTTCCTCGACCTCCGCCACGGCCCCGGAATGCGCCTCGCTCAGACATTGTATGTGAGTTGAGAGAATGAGAGGCGGGTTTGGCACTGGTGAAGCTGGCAGTGACGTGCAGCTGGATGGTCCAGTAAAGTTAGCTAGCGGTCTGTGCTGTTGCCGGTTCCCGTCCCACCAAAGTCCCGCCATCACGTGAGCTGCGCAGCCAACACAGGGGTGGAAGATGCCCCCATTTCCGCCGTCGCATCCAGACTCCGCCGCTTTGGGCGCCTGATGCTAGATGCTAGACTCATCGACGACGCGTGGTGCGGCATTTTCGCCCCCCTCCAAATGAGGAAGATGCCGATCCCGCGCCTGTATGTACTGTCACTCCGCCCATGCACACGGTACTCTCGAGCTCCATGGGCACATCTGGCGCAAGCCTGGTCGATTCAAACCGGCTCACATAATTGGCATATGGGTTTTAGTCTGTCTCACGGCCAGGCTCTGTCAACTCGTCGGGGCATGGGCGGAAAGTGAATCATCCGCAATGTGGTCCTCAGCCCAGGCGGCGCCTGGACCATGCTCTGCTGCATCGCTTGACTGATTGGTTGGGAACTCCGCTCTGCAAAGCCTCTTTGCCTCTTTTCTTTATTTCCGGGGCCTTGCGTTGCCTTGCGTCCCGTCCTCGTTCTGCACTGTGTCCGCGCGCCCGCCCTGCTGCTTTCCCACTACACGTCGGCGCACTTCAGCCACCGAGCAGCCGTCCCTCTCGCCCTCGGCGCCACGCCCTTCACTTCCCCAGTAACACTTCACACCAACTCCCATCGTGCCATGTGTTTTCCTTTGTAACTCGAGGCCTCTCGCGACTACATGCGTGTCGCCTATAGTGTGCTGCGCTCACTGAGCTAGTCAAGAGTCTAGCGTCCGCCGCTCCGCCCAAGAAACTGCCGTCTGCTCTTTCCGCCCGAGTAGTAGTCACCGACCTCAGATCCCTCCCGGCCCACAAATGGCCAACATGGACTCTCACACTGCGACGGAGCGTGCCATGCCGTCGCATCCCTCAGCCCACCATGCACCGCCTCTGCCCACCGATCTGAAGCGCAAGCGCAGTCCCTCGCATGAAATGCATCTGGCGCCGGCTCCCATACCCAAAGCTGCTAAGCACAACCACCTGCAGATCAACTACCTCGCTCGCCATCTCGAAGAAGACCTACCACTCATTACCAACGATGACACCCTGCCCAACATATTGTCCTTGCTCAGTGACTACCAGGGCGTTCTGGACCGCCATGAGAGCATGGCCTGCAATCTCGGCGCAAGGCCATTGGGTCCCATCCTGATCAAGCGATTCGAGCGCCTGTTCGATGGACCGCCACGCGTATTGAAGAGCCACGGCAAGGATGGGACGAATGTGACGTGGCTCGACGTGGTCGAGTTTGCGCGCAACAAGCCTGAGCAGTTCCAGCTGGACCAAATGAGCGAAGGAGTGAGGGTGTGCCAATTCTACACCAAGCAATGCCGCGTCCAGATTTCCGAGGAAGATTTTGTCTTGATATCCTCTGGTATTCCGCAGAAGATGATTCCTCCGCAACCCATCATCGAGGACGAGGAAAAGGAACTAGGCACAATGGAGATACTTGAAAAGAACTTGAGTCAGATATGTTCATTAGCCGACCAGGGTGAGTTCATCTTCACGTTGAGCTGGACGTCTGGAAATATCTGTTTCAGCAATGGCATCGGCAGACGGCTTCCTTGTTCTTGACTAACATGTAACAGTCGCTGCTCGCACTCGGCAGCTTAACCATAGACTGAAGGGCCGCAAACAAGCCATTCTTGACCGGCGAGCGACCGCAAGCCCAGCGCCTCAGCTTCCTCGACCTACCAGCCCTTCCAATGTCGCTCTTATGAACGGCGGCTCAGGTGTCTCGACCTCAGGCTATAGTCAGGGGCATGGCCAAACCTCACAAACGTCGCCCGGGGGTAGCGGTGGTTTCGTCGCAGTAAATGCCCGCCAGCATCACGAATCGAATGGTCACGGACATAGCCACAGTCGCGGCCATGGTTCTTCATCGACTACCCGTCACGAGCTCCTCTCCAAGTTCCACACCTTGAGCGAACGGCGTCCGTCACACCCTCTACACAACAATCCCGATGCACGGGCACAGTCTGTCGGCCATACCATCTCTCATCCTTCCACACCATCAGCAGTCCCGGCGAGACCTGCTCCAAAACCCACCGAAACATCACAAGCTTCTCAGCAGCCAATTGGTAGACCATCGCATCCTCTAAACGAGTCCGAACTACACTCAATGATGAACTCTCCGGTCCCGATACCCAATACCCCTTCTAACTTGCTCCCTGCCTCAAGCCAACGCGCTAGTCAACAGCCCGAGAAAGACGATGGGGGTCCTTTCAAGGTCGAAATGGTGCACAGGATGGAGAGCTTAGCTAAGGGTGACCGTATAATTCCACCATGTGATCGCTGCCGAAGATTGCACATGGACTGTCTTAAGAATCTCACAGCATGCATGGGCTGCACCAAGAAACACGCAAAATGCTCTTGGAAAGAGGTCCGAGAGGGAGAATTGCGTGGTGGCTATACCTACCCGCCTGGCACTACCAGCAATGGTCAGAGTGAGACAAGTGATCATGAGGGTGGTGACCGTGCCAGCACAGGAAGTCCTACGGCAATGATGAGCCCATCCCATCACGGGCTTACGCCATCACATCTCGCGCACAGCAGTGGTCAGCATACACCACAACCTCAGCCAGCTCATCATCCACAGCCAGAACAACGTGTACAACAACCAGCACACCATGAGACCCCGCACGAGGCGAGGATGGTTTCGGCCCGCAGCACCCCGCCTGCGCGGGAGCGGGAGCGGGAAAGGGAGCGGAACGTAGAAACGCAACTTCAGGAAGCTGCGCAATCTAGCCTTGCCCATGCAAATGCAAGGTTGGCTGGACCGGATGGTAAAGGCGGGGAATATGCCAACCAAACCATGGTTGCGTGATTATTACAGGCAACCCCGGCTATCGAAACAAGATACAAAAAAGGCAAAACATGCACAATAGGAGGATGAAAACATGACGCTCACTAAGACGAAGAAGGAAATTATGGGGTTCGCATTCTTCTTTTGTACATTTGTTTGCTGTGATACCATATTTCCCGTGGCTTTGAATTTGCAGGCTGCTTAGCAGAGtactcttcttctccttATCATGGCTTGCTTGGTTGTGTTGTACAGAATCATATCAATACCAGAGACTTATTTACACTATCTTTTTTATATATGATATCTTGTGAATGTACAGTACTAAAAATAAGTTTTACAGATCTGACACCATATCTCTCTCTTTACATAAGAGACTGCCCCACCCTCACTTTTTCCTTGCCACCCAAAACGACGGGCGATATGTGTTCAGTAGCATGCTCTGCGAGTTAGAGATATACCCCGTCTCGATCGTGCCCACCTCCTGCTTCTCAATTGTAAACCCTAAATGCTCCACCAACGCAATCACCTCTTCGTTCGAAAGCTCAAAGGATCCCGGATCACCTATTCCCGCATCGCCTTCCACGCCCTCCTGCTGTGCGTTTTCTTCTTCCCCCTCTTCATTGCGTTCCCTTTTCGATGGTGGCGGAGGATGCCACAGCAAAGGCCCAAGGTTAATCCAAATTCCGCCTTCTTTCAGACAATTCCTAACCGCCTCAACATACCTAATCAAATTCGGGGCGGTATCAATAAAGAAAACTGTAGCCACCGCATCGAAAACGGCCCTATAATCCTCTCTACCATAGACGACACAAAAGTCACCCGTCGACATACTCAAGCGCTCACTCGCCGGCAACCGCGACGGCCCATCCTCTTTCGCTAGTTCCGACGCGGGATGCAGATCAGGAACGTGCACCGTCTTCAACTGATGGGACCTATTCACATGGTTTGAGCAATTCAACGCCCACGGTGCTATAGTGAACTGGTTCGCGGCTTTAGTTTCGTTGAGCGCGAGCGCAGACGCCATGAGCATGTGGTACGAGATTTCGTTTCCTTCAACCATGTAGCCTTGCTGGCAGATATCGAAGACGAGGCGGCCGAGACCGACGCCTGGAACGAGGACGTGGAGGTCCGAAGGGTCTTGTACAGGATTTCTGGACGATTGAGATCGAACTTGGTATTCCTCAGCCAAGGCGGTGATGACGGGCGTGAAGCAGGCGGAGCGTTCAACGGCGCCTTCGGCACTCCACTCTCGGTAGAATTGGTTGATGCATGACCGTGCTTTGTCCATGTCGTTTCGCGTGGTTGAGGCGCCTAGTCGGTCGAGGATCAGCGAGTAGATTGCGTATTCGTTGTTTGCGTACTTTTCGGGGATGACGGACGCGACCCATTCGCTGTCTAGAGTCGTGGCTAGGAAGGCTTTAAAGCCTGCAACGAAGATGGCTTCCGCCAGGGTGGCATTGAGGTCGATTAGGTCGTCCATTTTGGAAAAGGTGGAGAGGAGGGAGAAGGGCGGTTGCGAGAGTAGCATCCAGTGTTCGCGTGGGAGCGAGTAAAAGGCTTGTCTTCGGACATGCGTACCGTTTAGGTGGGCGAGGCGTCGGTACGATCTGGGGAGTATCTTAGTAGATGGGTGGAGGGGGAAGGGTGAGGCACGTGAGGGGTTTACCGGAAGGAGTCGAGGACTGAGAGGATGAGTTTCTGCTCTTCTGGGTCCGAAGTTGGATCATAGGATTCGCCCATCTCGTTCTCGGACATGGCTATCGGCTCCAGTGTTTAAGTTGATAGCGAGTATTTAGGTTTATAGCTCTTTCTGATTATCTGTTTCTTCTACTACTTTTCGCAGTTTTGGTTGTATGGTTAAAAGTTTTATTGCATGAACCACATATAAGATCTCGGGTTTGAGCTATGTAGATCAAGGTAAGAGTATTGTCGTAATGTACTTGGGCGACATTTGAAGTGGTGAAGTTTGGTCCGGTGAGGTAAACCCTAATATCCAGAACGACGTGTGGGACAGCCCCACCTGCCATGATCCATCATTGCAACTTCACCTTGCGACTTCCCCCTCCACCCCGCAATGGCTGCCGCAACGACAAACAGCGACGCGTCGCACGCGCCTATTGAAGTCGCCTTTCCGCTACCAAAAGCGCCGCATACCAACATCCACCTTCAGCTTACCGATAATGGCCCAAGCCTGCTGCTCTTCCTCACTACTGCTACGCCCGAGTCTGCATCGTCCACACCGATGGGCTCTTTCGTGTATGCCATGCCAAATGTACGTATACGACTGTTCCACAAGCCTTGTTTACGAGAAGCCAAAGCTTACCCAATATGTACAGAAGAGCACGCCCGCCGAAACGCTTAGTACACCCCTCTTCACCCACGGCAGTACCCTAGACTTCACGACTCGCTTGGCAAAAGTGCTTGCGCGCAAGACGGGGAAACCGGTATATGTGGGAAACTCGTCGAGCTTTGCGAGCGCGGGTATGGGCGGgaccgttgaggaagagatggagggtTTCCGCAGGGTTGTGGAGGTTGTCATGAGTCTTTTGAACAAGGAGAAGAAATAGACACGGAACTCCATTACGCCAGGGGATAAAATGTGGTATGCATACGTATGGAATGCCGAAAACAGTGAGTGGTCACATAATTCTCCCGTGTCGTTTTGCACATCATCATCAAGTCGCAAGCATCACGGCGCAACTATCGGAAATGGGATGATAAGCACTGACTCTGTTGGTATGTAGTGCTATATGATTTGCGATATATGTCAGGGATCAATGTCACTCCTCATCGACCCATCCATAGGCACCAGGACCTTGTTCAGGACCCCATGACTAGTTCATCTCTCCAAGCCTCTCCTTAGCGCTCTGCTTGGCTTCGTCCGAGGTGTTAGGGTTGTTTAGAGTAGCCTTGAGGCCACCAGCAACGTTGTTGGGGTTCTTCTCTCCGCCGCTTGAGCTGGAGTTTGACGTAGGAACCTCACCGCCGTTGTCGATGCTTGAGAGGACCTCTTTGGAGTGCTGCTTGGCTTCGTCGGAAGTGTCTGAAACTCGTCAGTGAAAAGTTAGTGGATGATGGGGTAAGGCAGACGAACTGGGGTTGTTGAGATTGGCCTTGTGGCCTCCGATAACGTTTCCTGGGTTAGACATGATGTTGTTGGTTGGTGGAGTGGTTGAAAGTGTGGTGTTTGTTGGAATGTGATGGGATTATGGTGAAGTTGTTGTGGTTGATGATGAGTATTGAGACGACGAACCCAGGTGTTCTTATACACATTCAGTCGGCTCGGGATAACGTCTCCCCCAAGGTCATACACCTACTCATCGCACGATCGACCTTGTTTCTGTGGAGTTTGCTACGTCAACGATCGAAGTTCTGGACGCCAAGTTTGCATGTAAGGCTACGAGGCTTGCCATGTAGTCGACATAGCCGCATCCGCGAAGAAAGGGAGGTGTAGGCCCAGACACCGTATTGACTTCGCTAGTCCTGTTGCGTTGGATGGAGAGGTCATTATGGAAAAGGCATTGTCCTGGTAACCCAACTACATGTCTCAACATAGTATAGCTTCGACAGCACTAGCAATGTGAGTGGTCGTCAAGTGCGGAGCAAGATGGGCAAGTTTCAGGTACCGCCTACGGACTCATGGGTAACAGCAATTGCCATGGTTCCTTGGTGGATCCACTTGCTGCGCGATCGATCTCAGATCTCATATGCGGTTCTAGATTGGCATAAGGTAAAATGGCGTTATGAGGACGGGACAGGCAGCCACAATCGACTAGCTCGAATCTTCTTGAAACACTCTCGACCCTACCAGCGCGCTGTGGACAAAGAGGACGCGGTGTTGGTTGACGTCATCAACGCGCGCATGTGATCTGGCGTCACAATCGCGATGCTAGCGCTTGTTGTTTCTGGCGGTTGACGTTGATCCCACAACCTCACCGCTACTTACAATCGTCATCAACTACTATCATCTAGAGCGCCTTATAGCCCATCCACATGGCTCATTGCAATTGTGACACATGTTGGACGCGTCCATGATGGGTATATTGCTTTTTCTAGGCAGTCATCATGGCCGTCACACCGCTCCTGTGGAAGCGCCACAATGCTGACGCTAATCATTCCACCGACATGGAAATGCACGAACGTGACACCTCGATATGCGATTCTGAAAGAGATGGATGGCATTCTGTCTACTGCTTGCTGTCGAGTTACAGTCGGCCCCGTTTCCGCAACATTCCATCTGAGAATCGGGCATTTTCCCCGGACGTGTAGAACCAGACAGACTACTCCTGGGGGTTGATCACGAGCTTCCCTTTGACCTTCCCATTGAAAACATCTTCACTGGCTTGCTGTAACGCTGGCAGGCCGCCTTCGACCTTAGTAAACTTTACTGTATCCACTAAGCCCTTGAACAGGACTTCAGGTAGGTACTCTTGGTACCACCAATCTCTCCAGTTGCTGTATTGCTCGTCTTGTGCAGCTTGGGAAAAGGCTTTGTAAACTACCTCCACGTTTGAAGGCAGGTCAGTAGTGCTGGGCAATACACTCGCGAACTTGCCTCTAGTTGGCTGGAGGAGCGTAGCCAGTGCCGTCTGGGAAGCTGCATCGCCACTCGCCGTAAAGAGATATCTGTATGGACCAAGTTGACGCAATTTGTCAACCACATCAGCAGCTCTGTAATCCACCACATGCGTGGCTCCAAGCTTTTGCTGGCGCTCGTTGTCTCTGGACGAGGCAGTCACAACTACTGTATACCCAACCTGGTAAAAGTTAAATCTTGGTGTATCGAAATTTCTTGGGAGCTGATGCGTCGACTTACTTGCTTCGCGTATTGCACTGCATAAGAACCGACTGCTCCTCCAGCACCCCAGATGAGTACCTTCTCCTCTCTATTACCACTACCAGGCTTTCCCATGCCGAGAAAAACATGCAGAGCAGCGACCGCTGTCTGGAGGGGGAAGTCGACCAAAACGGCCTGTTCGAAAGCGATATCGCCGATCTATTTGAATGTCAGGCCACTCCGGGGACCCCCGACCTCAGTCAAGTCGGCGACGTACCTTTGCTACCGATTTCGCGCTGCAAGCAACAACTTCCTGCCAAGTACCTGTTCGCCGATTCTGCTCAACGTCCACGTACGCCTTCGTATCGAACACCACGCTGTCACCAACGCTAAACCCGTCAACGTCCTCACCCACTGCTTGGATGACGCCAGCACCACCAGTACCCAGTACAGCGGGGTAATTTAGTTTCGTGGCAGGGCCGTATCCGGCGAGCAGCATCTTCGTATCCAAGGGCTGCAGGGCAACGGCATGATTTCTGATAAGCACTTCGTTTGGCCCGACTTGGAGAGCATCGGAAGTTGCCACCTCCAAATCCTTGCCAGGACCGTTCATGAACGCAACACGATGAGTGGCTGCCATGGCCGCAATGTTGAATGTACAGTATCAAAATTAAGAGAGTAATCACAAAGTCTACATCAGCTGGATATGTATGTAATAGAGTCTTTCCATCTTATCTCATCCTAGTACGTACATGTTAACATTACTGGCAATTGCTAATCCTTCAAGAAGGAGCGATGCAAAGGCATTGGCTGCGGTCAATAGTGCACGATCATATAATCCGCCGCATGTCTTTGGTAAGCGGAAGCACCACTAAGAGAAGACAAATAATAGGGTGGATGTGCTGCGCAGCAGTTGTGTAAGCATACGCTAAGCGGCAGCGAGTGACGGCAATTCCGAAATCtattgtggttttcgaaataccttgagccgcctggatctggttagcttggtgcccaagaacatcaactcccatagtaatttgttagtaaattaatgcagcagccgtttcccacctccagaagcccatgaagctagtcctgtactctaaatcgttcgtgtatagcgttttgtttgtgtggagcttgttgcgagctcaatctagctgctgttgggatgccgcccaagcgccagcgtaagccgaagcagccattcgatcaaggcgttaacccgtcctcccagaagcgtagagcgccagcaactagacaaaatcctacccatttaacgcctaaacgtgtccgccgtgaggcgctgccgtcgcctccagcgactgccccgccgcgccgtcaaagcccgttgtccgagcctgagctgcaagccacccaaacagctgcctccgcgcaagctgaagatatcgttggcgaggatgaggatactttcgaggatggagatggcgatccgctgcctgaggatgaggatgagatcgctgctaagggcgctgccggtagtgttgaggatgagggagagccagcgtaccgacgtcaagaaggcactccatggctgcctcgctcatcgcaagcgctagaggatgaggttaatcctgtactgcgcgttaggtggagggcttgccttggtggtgatatggagaaacactttattcctgaagctgccgatagcgagcacggcgtacggctgtactcgctgcatttcgacgacctatggcagtgggtagatgacgttgttgcagaattacggccaaaaagagcgaagatctcatctgtttgcactgttgtttacccagctaagcaggccaaacgcgagcgcgcgataaagcgattgcggcgaggtgttgatgcaacgtggaatagctttcagcgccttgttgtagaggttgataactatgtcagcgagccagtaaacgtcgatttcgagctcatcttggctgaaattccaggggagcagcagccgttgccaacggttgtcgacggtcctcgtcgacgcaccgcaacggtgattcaagaggaggggcttgctggtgtaatagcagctgaacaagcaggtagcgggcatgctattgctatccgggatagatggcgctgtacagatacccatcgcgagaactatccttattgctgctggatggcgccaacagcgaggcagccagcgcgcttcgaagatcacctctttgtcaacggcaacattatctccatgtgggcaagagcaattacagcgagaagggcaacgtacgatgagccatctgatgatgtacggcttgcaattttgagagcaaaggacctgcgggtgcatgagaaaacgcgcaagttgcgggcggctggagatggcgacgatgatatcaaaagcttaacaaaactgctcatcgttggacagcttgagcggatgaacaggcaacctcaacaggagtctaacttgcaggcagctgcaccaacgataacaagagctgaggtatctagtgcatctcagtgggcgcctatccgatatgatcatgagcaggagattaacgagcatactagtaatttctttaactaccttaagttaaaatttcctacagttggagaggacattaacgagctttataagactcttgttattgacggagctatggatatcaacctcttgatgcagccatctggtgatatcttgaagttgtggacgcagcatttcaagcagcctcctggctggtttttcacgctacaaaacactgcaaaagaatggcaagctgggtaccagggtctcacagatcgtaactggagacgagtcgaacgttgtaagaaaagagaagagattgcgcgcaagaaattggtggttgaaccgtctagcagtgttgtggaggatgatggcgagaatgcttgaagcttagtggcctgagcgtttttggtgacagcggcccgtgcccgctatagtgttgaggtttttcaggcgtttcaaatgcgctgcaacaatagtctatttggatagccctatgtacaacactacaacgttatgcgattataacagattaacttcctaagatagttctatatgtatagaaatagctcttatttttttagaattattaaatcgcttttgtgggttgcgcattaaggtgtaatcgttcgcatttgtatggtatcatctacctatagaaacg
The sequence above is a segment of the Pyrenophora tritici-repentis strain M4 chromosome 3, whole genome shotgun sequence genome. Coding sequences within it:
- a CDS encoding conidiation-specific protein 6, yielding MSNPGNVIGGHKANLNNPNTSDEAKQHSKEVLSSIDNGGEVPTSNSSSSGGEKNPNNVAGGLKATLNNPNTSDEAKQSAKERLGEMN
- a CDS encoding LSM1, Small nuclear ribonucleoprotein (snRNP) protein — encoded protein: MSERGAFRGRGGGRGSDRGGRGGGRGGAQGGGAGGQSERPKKENILDLSKYMDKQITVKFSGGREVIGTLKGYDQLMNLVLDEVKEALTDDEGNIRYRKLGLIVARGTLLVVISPVDGSEEIPNPFMQEEE
- a CDS encoding Qor, NADPH:quinone reductase and related Zn-dependent oxidoreductase, whose translation is MAATHRVAFMNGPGKDLEVATSDALQVGPNEVLIRNHAVALQPLDTKMLLAGYGPATKLNYPAVLGTGGAGVIQAVGEDVDGFSVGDSVVFDTKAYVDVEQNRRTGTWQEVVACSAKSVAKIGDIAFEQAVLVDFPLQTAVAALHVFLGMGKPGSGNREEKVLIWGAGGAVGSYAVQYAKQVGYTVVVTASSRDNERQQKLGATHVVDYRAADVVDKLRQLGPYRYLFTASGDAASQTALATLLQPTRGKFASVLPSTTDLPSNVEVVYKAFSQAAQDEQYSNWRDWWYQEYLPEVLFKGLVDTVKFTKVEGGLPALQQASEDVFNGKVKGKLVINPQE
- a CDS encoding putative C6 finger domain protein; translation: MDSHTATERAMPSHPSAHHAPPLPTDLKRKRSPSHEMHLAPAPIPKAAKHNHLQINYLARHLEEDLPLITNDDTLPNILSLLSDYQGVLDRHESMACNLGARPLGPILIKRFERLFDGPPRVLKSHGKDGTNVTWLDVVEFARNKPEQFQLDQMSEGVRVCQFYTKQCRVQISEEDFVLISSGIPQKMIPPQPIIEDEEKELGTMEILEKNLSQICSLADQVAARTRQLNHRLKGRKQAILDRRATASPAPQLPRPTSPSNVALMNGGSGVSTSGYSQGHGQTSQTSPGGSGGFVAVNARQHHESNGHGHSHSRGHGSSSTTRHELLSKFHTLSERRPSHPLHNNPDARAQSVGHTISHPSTPSAVPARPAPKPTETSQASQQPIGRPSHPLNESELHSMMNSPVPIPNTPSNLLPASSQRASQQPEKDDGGPFKVEMVHRMESLAKGDRIIPPCDRCRRLHMDCLKNLTACMGCTKKHAKCSWKEVREGELRGGYTYPPGTTSNGQSETSDHEGGDRASTGSPTAMMSPSHHGLTPSHLAHSSGQHTPQPQPAHHPQPEQRVQQPAHHETPHEARMVSARSTPPARERERERERNVETQLQEAAQSSLAHANARLAGPDGKGGEYANQTMVA
- a CDS encoding N2227 domain containing protein gives rise to the protein MSENEMGESYDPTSDPEEQKLILSVLDSFRSYRRLAHLNGTHVRRQAFYSLPREHWMLLSQPPFSLLSTFSKMDDLIDLNATLAEAIFVAGFKAFLATTLDSEWVASVIPEKYANNEYAIYSLILDRLGASTTRNDMDKARSCINQFYREWSAEGAVERSACFTPVITALAEEYQVRSQSSRNPVQDPSDLHVLVPGVGLGRLVFDICQQGYMVEGNEISYHMLMASALALNETKAANQFTIAPWALNCSNHVNRSHQLKTVHVPDLHPASELAKEDGPSRLPASERLSMSTGDFCVVYGREDYRAVFDAVATVFFIDTAPNLIRYVEAVRNCLKEGGIWINLGPLLWHPPPPSKRERNEEGEEENAQQEGVEGDAGIGDPGSFELSNEEVIALVEHLGFTIEKQEVGTIETGYISNSQSMLLNTYRPSFWVARKK